Proteins found in one Acidobacteriota bacterium genomic segment:
- a CDS encoding NAD(P)H-dependent oxidoreductase, which produces MFARATEKKEAHLLDIPVICGSTREGRKTIRVAKFIHRQLADRNEVTTSLVDLEELDLPMMKERLRMTDDPPEAVQEWGRIIERADGIVITTPEYNHGYPGVLKNAIDYLLPEYSRKPVGIVTVSAGMFGGVRCLETLRQSVFGFGGFPIPAELPVTKVGESFSEEGHPNDEAWFGRTDRFLDTMIWFTDAIAAKKLQDFADEEE; this is translated from the coding sequence ATGTTTGCTCGTGCGACAGAAAAGAAGGAGGCACACTTGCTCGACATCCCCGTAATCTGCGGCTCGACGCGCGAGGGCCGGAAGACGATTCGCGTCGCGAAGTTCATTCACCGGCAGCTCGCTGACCGCAACGAGGTCACGACTTCCCTGGTCGACCTCGAAGAGCTCGACCTTCCGATGATGAAGGAACGGTTGCGGATGACCGACGATCCACCAGAGGCAGTCCAGGAATGGGGAAGGATCATCGAAAGGGCGGATGGAATCGTCATCACCACTCCCGAGTACAACCACGGCTATCCGGGCGTACTGAAAAACGCGATCGACTATCTTCTCCCCGAATACAGCAGGAAGCCGGTCGGTATCGTCACGGTTTCAGCCGGCATGTTCGGAGGTGTCCGCTGTCTCGAGACTCTCCGGCAGAGCGTATTCGGTTTCGGTGGATTTCCGATCCCCGCCGAGCTTCCGGTCACGAAAGTCGGCGAGAGCTTCTCCGAGGAGGGGCACCCTAACGACGAAGCATGGTTCGGGCGTACCGACCGGTTCCTCGACACGATGATCTGGTTCACCGACGCGATCGCCGCGAAAAAACTCCAGGACTTCGCCGACGAGGAGGAGTGA